A stretch of Hemicordylus capensis ecotype Gifberg chromosome 9, rHemCap1.1.pri, whole genome shotgun sequence DNA encodes these proteins:
- the AGRP gene encoding agouti-related protein: MLRRRLLLSIGLLAGIQAILASSPGHSHLEEVGFLLDEAGTGSSYPSLLQMAKGAAPEFDQLALEMPITQDDLVPDASMMEPQMLPATLQVQGREERSPRRCVRLQKSCLGHKLPCCDPCATCYCRFFNANCFCKKFSNTFPCGRN, from the exons ATgctgaggaggaggctgctgctctCCATAGGGCTCCTGGCGGGAATCCAGGCCATCCTCGCCTCCAGCCCTGGCCACAGCCACCTGGAGGAGGTCGGATTCCTTCTGGATGAAGCAGGCACCGGGTCCAGCTACCCAAGCCTTCTGCAGATGGCCAAAGGAGCAGCTCCAG AGTTTGACCAGCTGGCCTTGGAGATGCCAATCACTCAAGACGACTTGGTGCCAGATGCCAGCATGATGGAGCCGCAG atGCTGCCGGCGACCCTGCAGGTCCAGGGGCGGGAGGAGCGTTCTCCGCGGAGATGCGTCCGCCTGCAGAAGTCCTGCCTAGGGCACAAGCTCCCTTGCTGCGATCCGTGCGCCACCTGCTACTGCCGCTTCTTCAATGCCAACTGCTTTTGCAAGAAATTCAGCAACACTTTCCCCTGTGGCAGGAACTAG